In Halorubrum sp. PV6, a single window of DNA contains:
- a CDS encoding DUF2073 domain-containing protein encodes MPGPTPDVDGDGSSDDSDDGVRIDMISGARMDGLTGMEKIRLILDGVRDGNIVILEEGLSPDEESKLIEVTMTEISPDDFTGIEIETYPKAEAGDQSFLDKLMGRKSTQKLTVIGPANQIETLHKDENLISTLVSRK; translated from the coding sequence ATGCCTGGTCCAACCCCAGACGTCGACGGCGACGGGTCCTCCGACGACTCCGACGACGGGGTCCGGATCGACATGATAAGCGGCGCTCGAATGGACGGGCTCACGGGCATGGAGAAGATCCGGCTCATCCTCGACGGCGTCCGCGACGGCAACATCGTCATCTTAGAGGAGGGGCTCTCGCCGGACGAGGAGTCGAAACTCATCGAGGTGACGATGACCGAGATCAGCCCCGACGATTTCACCGGGATCGAGATCGAGACCTACCCGAAGGCCGAAGCCGGCGACCAGAGCTTCCTCGACAAACTGATGGGTCGGAAATCGACGCAGAAGCTCACCGTCATCGGCCCGGCCAACCAGATCGAGACGCTACACAAAGACGAGAACCTCATCAGCACGCTCGTCTCCAGAAAGTAA